A window from Dermacentor variabilis isolate Ectoservices unplaced genomic scaffold, ASM5094787v1 scaffold_16, whole genome shotgun sequence encodes these proteins:
- the LOC142568112 gene encoding BEN domain-containing protein 5-like, with protein sequence MSESATVVQKDAAAADSPECGTAQNYDAAASNFDRLEELESVETLAPAPSENIGNLHCEEVADIEYGNSEFVIGSRRDDGKVYAGSGFWLDQKAWDCLFSASTDSMFCRSAATVLWTAEQLKTRSVTGTLSNKARSLGYTEAKPPLTPEKISSLKAMLAIYMGDVTKEVADKRMKMVRKHLSQKLGDVQRR encoded by the exons ATGTCAG AATCTGCAACTGTCGTCCAAaaagatgctgctgctgctgattctcCAGAATGTGGAACTGCTCAGAACTATGATGCTGCAGCATCAAATTTTGACAGATTAGAGGAGTTGG AGTCTGTGGAAACCTTGGCACCAGCACCATCGGAAAATATAG GCAATCTTCATTGTGAGGAAGTTGCAGATATTGAGTACGGCAACTCGGAGTTCGTAATAGGCTCCAGAAGAGATGACGGAAAG GTTTATGCAGGCAGCGGCTTCTGGTTGGACCAGAAAGCCTGGGACTGCTTGTTTAGTGCCTCGACAGATTCTATGTTCTGCAGAAGCGCTGCTACCGTGTTGTGGACGGCAGAGCAATTAAAGACCAGGAGTGTCACGGGGACACTTTCCAACAAAGCCCGTTCACTTGGCTACACCGAGGCAAAGCCACCGCTCACGCCAGAAAAAATCTCGTCTCTAAAGG CGATGCTTGCCATCTACATGGGTGATGTTACAAAGGAGGTGGCGGACAAGCGGATGAAGATGGTCCGTAAACATCTGTCGCAGAAGCTTGGCGATGTGCAGCGGCGTTGA